A stretch of DNA from Serinibacter arcticus:
CGGCTCGTGGATCGACTTCCTCGTCGGCCTGCTGCCGACGAACTTCCTCGGCATCGAGGGCAGCGCGAACGCGGACTCCGGCTCGGTCGGCTTCAGCTTCAACGTGCTGCAGATCGTGGTCATCGCCATCGTGGTCGGCCTCGCGGCCCTCAAGGTCGGCAAGCAGGCCGAGCCGTTCCTCACGTTCGCCGGCTCGGCGCTGTCCGTGATCCAGAAGGTGCTGTGGTGGATCATCCGCCTGGCGCCGCTGGGCACCGTCGGCCTCATCGGCCGCGCCGTCGCGACCTACGGCTGGAACCTCATCCCCTCGCTCGGGATGTTCACGATCGCCGTCTACGCCGGGCTCGCCCTCGTGCTGTTCGTGCTCTACCCGGTGATCCTGCGGGCCAACGGCCTCTCGATCCGCCAGTTCTTCCGCGGCGCCTGGCCCGCGATCCAGCTCGCGTTCGTCTCGCGCTCCTCGATCGGCACGCTGCCCCTGACGCAGCGCGTCACCGAGCGCAACCTCGGCGTCCCGCGGAGCTACGCCTCGTTCGCCGTGCCGCTCGGCGCGACCACCAAGATGGACGGCTGCGCCGCGATCTACCCGGCGATCGCCGCGATCTTCGTCGCGCAGTTCTACGGCATCTCGCTCTCGATCACCGACTACGTGCTCATCGCGTTCGTCTCGGTGGTCGGCAGCGCGGCGACGGCGGGGCTCACCGGCGCCGTCGTCATGCTGACGCTGACCCTCTCCACGCTCGGGCTGCCCCTCGAGGGTGTCGGTCTGCTCATCGCCATCGACGGCATCCTCGACATGGGCCGCACCGCCGTGAACGTCGCGGGCCAGGCCCTGGTGCCGACCGTCGTGGCCAAGCGCGAGGGGATCCTCGACGTCGAGCGCTACGAGTCGGCCTCGGCGGAGGACCTGTTCTCCGACGACGACGACGAGCGCGAGGTCGCGCGCGACGCCGCCGACACGGCCGCGGAGCTGGAGTCCTCCGGCACGCGGAGCTGACCACCTCGGCGCGCTGAGCGCCACCGCACCACCCCGGACGCCCGGGGCGCCTCGAGCTTGTCGAGCCGCCCCGGGCGTTCGTGCGTGCGGAGGCGGCGTGGGTGTCGACGGCGTCGCCCGTCGTCGCCCGCTGCACCGCCCCCGAGGTCACGATTCGGAGTCATCGCTTGACCTCCCGGCCTCCGATGTGGAAACGTCTCCAGCGGGACGGTGTAAACGTTTCCACATCGACGAGGTGACGAGGAGGTCACATGGTCCAGCGGGCAACCCTCACGCAGGTCGCGCAGCGCGCCGGCGTGTCCATCGCGTCCGCCTCGCGCGCGCTCAACGGCCTCGTCGCCAGCCCGGCCACCGTGGAGAAGGTCCGCCGCGCGGCCGACGACCTCGGCTACGTGCCCGATGCGAGCGCCCGCGCGCTGAAGATGGGCAGCACCGGCCAGCTGACCTTCGCCGTCGACGACATCGGCAACCCCGTCTACGTCGAGATGATGACGGGCGTCCAGGAGGTCGTCGCCGCGGGCGGCTACCGCCTCCAGGTCACCAGCACCGGGGCCACCAGCGGCCCCCACAGCGTGCTCGACCTCATCCGCAACCTCCGCCGCGGCTACGCGGACGGCCTCATCCTGTCCCCGCTGCGCGTCACGCCGGAGCTGCTCGCCGAGCTCGCCGCGACCCCCGTGCCCGTCGTCGTCATCGGTCGCCTGCCCCAGCACGCCGGGGTCGACACGGTGATGACCGACTCGGCGCTCGGGGTCGCGCTCGCCGTCGAGCACCTGCACGCGCAGGGCCGGCGCCGGATCGCCTTCCTCAACGGCCCGGGCGACACCACCCCGGGCGCCGCCCGTCGGCGCGGGTTCGACGAGGCCGTCGCCGCGCACCCCGACGTCGTGGCCTCCACCCACGAGGCCGTCGACTTCACGATGTCCGCGGGGCGTGAGGCCGCGCACCGCCTGCTCGACCCCACCGGCCGGAGCACGACGGCGGAGCTCGCCGCCTCCCCCGGCACTCCGGACGCCGTCGTGGCCGCCAACGACCTCCTCGCGATCGGCGCGCTGCACGCCGCCCACGACCTCGGCCTCGACGTCCCCGGACGTCTCGCCGTCACCGGTGTCGACGACACGTCGCTCACCGAGATCGTCCACCCGTCGCTGACGTCCGTCAGCCTCGCCTCGCGTCGTCGCGGGCAGCTCGCCGCCGAGCTGCTGATGCGCCGCCTCGAGGATCCGGCACGAGCCCCGCAGGTGCTCAGCGTCCCCCCGCTGCTGCAGGTGCGAGGCTCCAGCACAACCACGGCAGGAATTCGATGACGACCCTCGCCCCCACGTCCACCCCCGAACCCGCGTCGCCGCCGGGCGACGCGCCGGGCCGCGCCAAGCGTCAGGGCGCCGCCAGCCGCGCCCAGCGCCGCGAGGCCCTGGCGCTCGTGGTCCCGGCCACGCTGCCGATCCTGGTGTTCTCGATCATCCCGCTGGTCACCGGCATCTACCTCGGCTTCACGAACTCGACGCTGAAGCGGAACCCGACGAACGACTTCACGGGTCTGGAGAACTACCAGCGCCTGATCGGGGACACGTTCTTCTGGGAGTCGTTCCGGATCGGTCTGATCTGGGCCGCGTCCGTCGCCGTCCTGACGCTGCTCGCGGCGCTCGGGCTCGCACTCCTGCTCAACGCCGACCTCCGTCTCAAGGGCGTGACCCGGGTCCTGGCGCTGATCCCGTGGGCGATGCCGCCCGTCGTCGTCGCGATCGTCTGGCGCCTCATCTACTCCCCCACCGCCGGGCCGCTCAACGCGGGTCTGGGGTTCTTCGGGATCGAGGGCGTGAACTGGCTCGGCGACTTCTCGACCGCGCTGCCCGCCGTCATCGTCGTGGCCGTCTGGAGCGGCATCCCGCAGTCGACCGTGCTCCTCCTGGCCGGCCTCCAGCAGGTGCCGACCGAGCAGCACGAGGCCGCCGCCGTCGACGGTGCCTCCGCGCTCCGCCGGTTCTGGCACATCACGCTCCCGGCGCTGCGCCCGGTGATCTTCGCTATCACCTCGCTCGACTTCATCTGGAGCTTCAACTCCTTCGGCCTCGTCTACGTCCTGACGGAGGGCGGCCCGGGCGGCAGGACCATGCTCCCGATGCTGTTCACGTACCTCGAGGCGTTCACGAACCGGAACACCGGCTACGCCGCCGCGATGGGCAACGTCATGGTGCTCGCCGTCGTGATCGTCCTGTCGGCCTACCTGTTCGCCCAGTTCCGTCGCGGGAAGGCGGCCCAGTCGTGAAGACGCGCAACCCCGTCGTCCGCTTCGGCCAGTACGTCGCCCTCGCTGCCTACCTGATCTTCCTGGGCTTCCCGCTGCTGTGGCTGCTCTCGACCTCGCTCAAGTCCTCGGGCGAGATCAACTCGCTCGCGGTCAACCTCATCCCGGACACCTTCGCGTGGGGCAACTACCCGCAGGCCCTCGAGCGCCAGAACCTGATCCGCTCGGCCGGGAACTCGCTGTTCGTCTCGGTCGTGACGATGGTGATCACCACCCTGATCTCGATGCCGGCCGCCTACGCGCTCGCGCGGTTCCAGGGGAAGCTGCGGGCCGCCGGCACCGCCTGGATCCTCATCAGCCAGGTCTTCCCGGCGATCCTGCTGATCATCCCGCTGTTCATGGTGCTGCGGACGCTGCAGCTCAACGACACGATGTTCGGCCTGATCCTCGTCTACGTCACGTTCACCCTCCCCTTCACGCTGTGGATGCTGCAGGGCTACGTGGCGGCGATCCCCCGCGATCTCGAGGAGGCCGGCGCGATGGACGGCGCGAAGCGCTTCACCGTGCTCCGCCTCATCGTCTTCCCGCTGCTCATGCCCGGTCTGGTCGCGACGGCGATGTTCACCTTCGTCGCGGCGTGGAACGAGTTCTTCCTCGCCCTCGTGCTCATCCAGTCGCCCGAGCTGTACACGCTGCCGCTCACGCTGCGGATGTTCATCGGCCTCGAGGGCCAGACGGCGCTCGGGCCGCTGGCCGCCGGCGCCGTGCTCGCCACGATCCCCTCGCTCGTCATCTTCGGTCTCCTGCAGAAGCGCCTCACGAGCGGTTCGCTCGCCGGCGCCGTCAAGGGCTGACCTCCCCCACGTCCACCGTCACCACCACACCATCGAGAAAGGCACCACCATGAGAAGGAACCGAGGCGCCGCCGTCGTCGCCGGAGCGTTCGCGCTCACCCTCGTCCTCGCCTCCTGCCAGCAGGGCAGCAGCACGGCCGGGGACAGCGAGTCGCCGGCCGACGGCGAGGACACCACCTCCGCCGACGGCGGGGGCAGCGGCGAGACCGTCAACCTGACCTTCCAGTCGCTCGCCGGCCAGGAGGCCACGATCGCCGAGACCGAGCGTCTCGTCGACGAGTGGAACACGGCCAACCCCGACATCCAGGTGGAGATCGTCCCCGCAGCCTGGGACGGCGTCTACGACAAGCTCGTCACGCAGTTCACGGGTGGCTCCGCCCCCGACATCATCCACTTCGAGGCCGCGGGCATCCGTCCGTTCGCCGTCGACGGCTACATCGCCGACCTGACGGACCTCATCTCCGAGGACCTCAGGTCCGGGATCAGCGAGGGCGTCTGGGAGTCCGTCACGGTCGACGACGCGATCATCGGCTACCCGACGATGATGCAGTCGTACATGGTGTTCGCGAACACCGACCTCCTCGAGGCCGCCGGCGTCGAGATCCCCACGGGCGACACGATGACGTGGGAGGAGCTGCGCGAGATCGCCAGGGCGACGACCAAGGACGGCGTCTACGGCCTCGGTTGGGGCCTGAAGAACCCGACCGCGACCGTGATGTCGCTCGGTCTGGGCAACGACGGCACGTTCTTCTCGGGCGAGGGCACCGAGGCGGAGATCGAGGTCGGCGACGCCGAGCTCGCCGTCCCGACCCAGATGCACGAGATGGCCTACACGGACATGTCGCTGCAGCCCGTCTCGCTCACGCAGTCCGGCGGCGAGGTCCTGCCGTCGTTCTACGGCGGCCAGGTCGCGATGACCGTCCAGGGCAGCTTCCAGGCGACGAACATCGCCGCCGACGCCC
This window harbors:
- a CDS encoding dicarboxylate/amino acid:cation symporter, coding for MSSTSAPATTSSTRRRLRFPSFGAQIVIALVLGVALGFVARQMGPVDADAPNWLTDVLATIGSSFVGLLRAIVPPLVFLAIVASIANLRQVKNAARLAGQTLLWFAITALISVAIGITLGLVLQPGSRTSISADAAADPGRSGSWIDFLVGLLPTNFLGIEGSANADSGSVGFSFNVLQIVVIAIVVGLAALKVGKQAEPFLTFAGSALSVIQKVLWWIIRLAPLGTVGLIGRAVATYGWNLIPSLGMFTIAVYAGLALVLFVLYPVILRANGLSIRQFFRGAWPAIQLAFVSRSSIGTLPLTQRVTERNLGVPRSYASFAVPLGATTKMDGCAAIYPAIAAIFVAQFYGISLSITDYVLIAFVSVVGSAATAGLTGAVVMLTLTLSTLGLPLEGVGLLIAIDGILDMGRTAVNVAGQALVPTVVAKREGILDVERYESASAEDLFSDDDDEREVARDAADTAAELESSGTRS
- a CDS encoding LacI family DNA-binding transcriptional regulator, encoding MVQRATLTQVAQRAGVSIASASRALNGLVASPATVEKVRRAADDLGYVPDASARALKMGSTGQLTFAVDDIGNPVYVEMMTGVQEVVAAGGYRLQVTSTGATSGPHSVLDLIRNLRRGYADGLILSPLRVTPELLAELAATPVPVVVIGRLPQHAGVDTVMTDSALGVALAVEHLHAQGRRRIAFLNGPGDTTPGAARRRGFDEAVAAHPDVVASTHEAVDFTMSAGREAAHRLLDPTGRSTTAELAASPGTPDAVVAANDLLAIGALHAAHDLGLDVPGRLAVTGVDDTSLTEIVHPSLTSVSLASRRRGQLAAELLMRRLEDPARAPQVLSVPPLLQVRGSSTTTAGIR
- a CDS encoding carbohydrate ABC transporter permease, with the protein product MTTLAPTSTPEPASPPGDAPGRAKRQGAASRAQRREALALVVPATLPILVFSIIPLVTGIYLGFTNSTLKRNPTNDFTGLENYQRLIGDTFFWESFRIGLIWAASVAVLTLLAALGLALLLNADLRLKGVTRVLALIPWAMPPVVVAIVWRLIYSPTAGPLNAGLGFFGIEGVNWLGDFSTALPAVIVVAVWSGIPQSTVLLLAGLQQVPTEQHEAAAVDGASALRRFWHITLPALRPVIFAITSLDFIWSFNSFGLVYVLTEGGPGGRTMLPMLFTYLEAFTNRNTGYAAAMGNVMVLAVVIVLSAYLFAQFRRGKAAQS
- a CDS encoding carbohydrate ABC transporter permease, with amino-acid sequence MKTRNPVVRFGQYVALAAYLIFLGFPLLWLLSTSLKSSGEINSLAVNLIPDTFAWGNYPQALERQNLIRSAGNSLFVSVVTMVITTLISMPAAYALARFQGKLRAAGTAWILISQVFPAILLIIPLFMVLRTLQLNDTMFGLILVYVTFTLPFTLWMLQGYVAAIPRDLEEAGAMDGAKRFTVLRLIVFPLLMPGLVATAMFTFVAAWNEFFLALVLIQSPELYTLPLTLRMFIGLEGQTALGPLAAGAVLATIPSLVIFGLLQKRLTSGSLAGAVKG
- a CDS encoding ABC transporter substrate-binding protein codes for the protein MRRNRGAAVVAGAFALTLVLASCQQGSSTAGDSESPADGEDTTSADGGGSGETVNLTFQSLAGQEATIAETERLVDEWNTANPDIQVEIVPAAWDGVYDKLVTQFTGGSAPDIIHFEAAGIRPFAVDGYIADLTDLISEDLRSGISEGVWESVTVDDAIIGYPTMMQSYMVFANTDLLEAAGVEIPTGDTMTWEELREIARATTKDGVYGLGWGLKNPTATVMSLGLGNDGTFFSGEGTEAEIEVGDAELAVPTQMHEMAYTDMSLQPVSLTQSGGEVLPSFYGGQVAMTVQGSFQATNIAADAPEGFNWTVLPPLEGSASAAQSANPQTLSVNVDSEHVEESAQFIEFLMQPENLAALNYADALIPTSEQAREALATTTEGLTGWDQILASGDNLTAPAFLKVDLYQQWNETVATPALQRYLAGEIDVDALKAEMTDGWAQVNR